From Hydra vulgaris chromosome 07, alternate assembly HydraT2T_AEP, a single genomic window includes:
- the LOC136082756 gene encoding uncharacterized protein LOC136082756 has product MKSELDEIKKRKKKKEEIPEEKPSKNRKKKEQIKSKPKKRKYSESETESSEEEELVEKKPKSKSSPLHICSQCFQEVNAVDKINGLCRNCIIQQRAILSSSLMQNNNDKKKKKLNKKSLIELGYTRALKDVKNKKIPFKKNTSESEDE; this is encoded by the coding sequence ATGAAATCTGAAttggatgaaattaaaaaaagaaaaaagaaaaaagaagaaataccAGAAGAAAAACCTTCCAAGAATAGgaaaaaaaaggaacaaatCAAATCCAAACCTAAAAAACGAAAATATTCAGAATCTGAAACCGAAAGTTCAGAAGAAGAAGAGcttgttgaaaaaaaacctaaaagcAAATCTAGTCCTTTACACATTTGTTCGCAATGCTTTCAAGAAGTCAATGCTGTCGACAAAATAAATGGTTTATGTAGAAACTGCATTATTCAACAAAGAGCCATTTTATCAAGTTCACTCATGCAGAATAACAAcgacaaaaagaaaaaaaaattgaacaaaaaaagtCTAATTGAACTTGGTTACACTCGTGCTTTAAAAgacgttaaaaataaaaaaataccatttaaaaaaaacacttcggAATCAGAAGatgaataa